The Pan paniscus chromosome 1, NHGRI_mPanPan1-v2.0_pri, whole genome shotgun sequence genome has a segment encoding these proteins:
- the GSTM4 gene encoding glutathione S-transferase Mu 4 isoform X1, giving the protein MSMTLGYWDIRGLAHAIRLLLEYTDSSYEEKKYTMGDAPDYDRSQWLNEKFKLGLDFPNLPYLIDGAHKITQSNAILRYIARKHNLCGETEEEKIRVDILENQAMDVSNQLARVCYSPDFEKLKPEYLEELPTMMQHFSQFLGKRPWFVGDKITFVDFLAYDVLDLHRIFEPKCLDAFPNLKDFISRFECSRCSPCEMSSTLILLLFTDLLLCMRQGVRHSGRCIDDCPLLEMSAVRGLQAEQPVRAWRRSLPT; this is encoded by the exons ATGTCCATGACACTGGGGTACTGGGACATCCGCGGG CTGGCCCACGCCATCCGCCTGCTCCTGGAATACACAGACTCAAGCTACGAGGAAAAGAAGTACACGATGGGGGACG CTCCTGACTATGACAGAAGCCAGTGGCTGAATGAAAAATTCAAGCTGGGCCTGGACTTTCCCAAT CTGCCCTACTTGATTGATGGGGCTCACAAGATCACCCAGAGCAACGCCATCCTGCGCTACATTGCCCGCAAGCACAACCTGT GTggggagacagaagaggagaagattCGTGTGGACATTTTGGAGAATCAGGCTATGGACGTCTCCAATCAGCTGGCCAGAGTCTGCTACAGCCCTGACTTT GAGAAACTGAAGCCAGAATACTTGGAGGAACTTCCTACAATGATGCAGCACTTCTCACAGTTCCTGGGGAAGAGGCCATGGTTTGTTGGAGACAAG ATCACCTTTGTAGATTTCCTCGCCTATGATGTCCTTGACCTCCACCGTATATTTGAGCCCAAGTGCTTGGACGCCTTTCCAAATCTGAAGGACTTCATCTCCCGCTTTGAG TGTTCCAGGTGTTCCCCCTGTGAGATGAGTAGCACACTGATTTTACTCCTATTCACCGACCTTCTCCTCTGCATGAGGCAGGGTGTGAGGCACAGTGGGAGATGCATAGATGACTGCCCCCTCCTGGAAATGAGTGCAGTGAGAGGCCTGCAGGCAGAGCAGCCTGTGAG GGCTTGGAGAAGATCTCTGCCTACATGA
- the GSTM4 gene encoding glutathione S-transferase Mu 4 yields MSMTLGYWDIRGLAHAIRLLLEYTDSSYEEKKYTMGDAPDYDRSQWLNEKFKLGLDFPNLPYLIDGAHKITQSNAILRYIARKHNLCGETEEEKIRVDILENQAMDVSNQLARVCYSPDFEKLKPEYLEELPTMMQHFSQFLGKRPWFVGDKITFVDFLAYDVLDLHRIFEPKCLDAFPNLKDFISRFEGLEKISAYMKSSRFLPKPLYTRVAVWGNK; encoded by the exons ATGTCCATGACACTGGGGTACTGGGACATCCGCGGG CTGGCCCACGCCATCCGCCTGCTCCTGGAATACACAGACTCAAGCTACGAGGAAAAGAAGTACACGATGGGGGACG CTCCTGACTATGACAGAAGCCAGTGGCTGAATGAAAAATTCAAGCTGGGCCTGGACTTTCCCAAT CTGCCCTACTTGATTGATGGGGCTCACAAGATCACCCAGAGCAACGCCATCCTGCGCTACATTGCCCGCAAGCACAACCTGT GTggggagacagaagaggagaagattCGTGTGGACATTTTGGAGAATCAGGCTATGGACGTCTCCAATCAGCTGGCCAGAGTCTGCTACAGCCCTGACTTT GAGAAACTGAAGCCAGAATACTTGGAGGAACTTCCTACAATGATGCAGCACTTCTCACAGTTCCTGGGGAAGAGGCCATGGTTTGTTGGAGACAAG ATCACCTTTGTAGATTTCCTCGCCTATGATGTCCTTGACCTCCACCGTATATTTGAGCCCAAGTGCTTGGACGCCTTTCCAAATCTGAAGGACTTCATCTCCCGCTTTGAG GGCTTGGAGAAGATCTCTGCCTACATGAAGTCCAGCCGCTTCCTCCCAAAACCTCTGTACACAAGGGTGGCTGTCTGGGGCAACAAGTAA